One stretch of Streptomyces sp. R21 DNA includes these proteins:
- a CDS encoding 16S rRNA (uracil(1498)-N(3))-methyltransferase, producing the protein MTAPVFVVDDFRTGDGGRFVLDGPEGRHAVSVKRLRSGEEIVLTDGAGRWAEAEVIGTEGKDRLIVRLHEVSEEPAESPRITVVQALPKGDRGELAVETMTETGVDAIVPWAASRCITQWKGERGLKALAKWRATAREAGKQSRRVRFPEVADAATTKQVAALLAKADFAAVLHEDRAWGSEALATAELPAAGEIVLVVGPEGGVSPDELALFADSGARAYRLGRSVLRTSTAGTAATALLLGRTGRWA; encoded by the coding sequence ATGACCGCACCGGTGTTCGTGGTCGACGACTTCCGTACCGGCGACGGTGGTCGGTTCGTGCTCGACGGCCCCGAGGGACGGCACGCCGTCTCCGTGAAGCGGCTGCGGTCCGGCGAGGAGATCGTCCTCACGGACGGCGCCGGACGGTGGGCCGAGGCGGAGGTGATCGGCACCGAGGGCAAGGACCGGCTGATCGTCCGGCTGCACGAGGTGTCCGAGGAACCTGCCGAAAGCCCGCGCATCACCGTCGTACAGGCCCTCCCCAAGGGCGACCGCGGCGAACTCGCCGTGGAGACCATGACGGAGACCGGAGTCGACGCGATCGTCCCCTGGGCCGCCTCCCGCTGCATCACCCAGTGGAAGGGCGAGCGGGGCCTGAAGGCGCTCGCCAAGTGGCGTGCCACCGCCCGTGAGGCGGGCAAGCAGTCCCGCCGGGTGCGCTTCCCGGAGGTCGCGGACGCCGCGACGACCAAGCAGGTTGCCGCACTTCTCGCCAAAGCCGACTTCGCCGCCGTACTGCACGAGGACCGCGCCTGGGGCAGCGAGGCGCTCGCGACCGCCGAACTCCCGGCCGCTGGTGAGATCGTGCTGGTGGTGGGTCCCGAAGGTGGCGTGTCCCCCGATGAGTTGGCGCTCTTCGCCGACTCAGGTGCGAGGGCGTACCGTCTCGGGCGTAGCGTGCTGCGCACGTCGACCGCCGGAACGGCGGCGACGGCGCTGCTGCTGGGCCGCACGGGCCGCTGGGCCTGA
- a CDS encoding MBL fold metallo-hydrolase: MKVTWEEAGWEELAPRAGRRRLPVWDCTVGLVVGEGAALLIDAGSSLSEGARLRAEAQQLLGSPGGGRRVTHLALTHPHFDHVFGAAAFAGVEVFGAVGVDAVLTQDREELRADAVRNGLDARAAAEAADLLVRPRHVVSGEWTLDLGGGVQVLLANVGPGHTCHDLAVLVPATASSPEVVFCGDLVEESGEPQAGPDAVPSHWPAALDRLLDLGGEDAVYVPGHGTAVNAAFVRAQRDALADRFGVS; the protein is encoded by the coding sequence ATGAAGGTGACTTGGGAAGAGGCGGGGTGGGAGGAACTGGCCCCGCGGGCCGGGCGGCGGCGGCTTCCGGTGTGGGACTGCACGGTCGGGCTGGTGGTCGGTGAGGGCGCGGCGCTGCTGATCGACGCGGGGTCGAGCCTGAGTGAGGGCGCACGGCTGCGGGCCGAGGCGCAGCAACTGCTCGGCTCGCCGGGCGGCGGCCGTCGTGTGACGCACCTCGCGCTCACCCACCCGCACTTCGACCATGTCTTCGGCGCGGCGGCGTTCGCGGGTGTGGAGGTGTTCGGCGCGGTGGGTGTGGACGCGGTCCTGACGCAGGACCGGGAGGAGCTGCGCGCGGACGCCGTCCGCAATGGGCTGGACGCGCGGGCGGCCGCCGAGGCGGCGGACCTCCTCGTCCGGCCCCGCCATGTCGTGTCCGGCGAGTGGACGCTCGACCTGGGCGGCGGTGTGCAGGTGCTGCTGGCCAACGTGGGCCCGGGACACACCTGCCACGACCTGGCGGTGCTGGTGCCGGCCACGGCCTCCTCTCCGGAGGTCGTCTTCTGCGGCGATCTGGTGGAGGAGTCGGGCGAGCCGCAGGCCGGCCCGGACGCGGTCCCGTCCCACTGGCCGGCGGCGCTGGACCGGCTGCTCGACCTGGGCGGCGAGGACGCGGTGTACGTGCCCGGTCACGGGACAGCGGTGAATGCGGCGTTTGTCCGGGCGCAGCGGGACGCGCTGGCGGACCGCTTCGGCGTGTCGTAG
- the hrcA gene encoding heat-inducible transcriptional repressor HrcA: protein MLSERRLEVLRAIVQDYVGTEEPVGSKALTERHRLGVSPATVRNDMAALEDEGYIAQPHTSAGRIPTDKGYRLFVDKLAGVKPMTAPERRAIQNFLDGAVDLDDVVGRTVRLLAQLTRQVAVVQYPSLTRSTVRHVELLSLAPARVMLVLITDTGRVEQRMIDCPAPFGETSLADLRARLNARVAGRRFADVPQLVQDLPDSFEAEDRGTVATVLSTLLETLVEETEERLMIGGTANLTRFGHDFPLTIRPVLEALEEQVVLLKLLGEAGDSGMTVRIGHENAYEGLNSTSVVSVGYGSGVEAVAKLGVVGPTRMDYPGTMGAVRAVARYVGQILAES, encoded by the coding sequence ATGCTCAGTGAACGAAGGCTCGAGGTGCTGCGCGCCATCGTCCAGGACTATGTCGGGACCGAGGAACCGGTCGGTTCCAAGGCGCTCACCGAGCGGCACCGGCTCGGGGTCTCGCCCGCGACGGTCCGCAACGACATGGCGGCCCTGGAGGACGAGGGGTACATCGCCCAGCCGCACACCAGCGCCGGACGCATCCCCACGGACAAGGGCTACCGGCTCTTCGTCGACAAGCTCGCGGGCGTCAAGCCGATGACCGCCCCCGAGCGCCGCGCCATCCAGAACTTCCTGGACGGCGCGGTCGACCTCGACGACGTCGTGGGCCGCACCGTACGGCTGCTCGCGCAGCTCACCCGGCAGGTCGCCGTCGTGCAGTACCCCTCGCTGACCCGCTCGACGGTGCGGCACGTGGAGCTCCTGTCGCTGGCCCCCGCCCGTGTGATGCTGGTGCTGATCACGGACACCGGCCGGGTCGAGCAGCGCATGATCGACTGCCCGGCGCCGTTCGGGGAGACCTCGCTCGCGGATCTGCGGGCGCGGCTCAACGCCCGGGTCGCGGGCCGCCGCTTCGCGGACGTCCCGCAGCTCGTGCAGGACCTCCCCGACAGCTTCGAGGCGGAGGACCGGGGTACGGTCGCCACGGTGCTCTCCACCCTCCTGGAGACGCTCGTCGAGGAGACCGAGGAGCGGCTGATGATCGGCGGCACCGCCAATCTCACCCGCTTCGGACATGACTTTCCCCTCACCATCCGACCGGTCCTCGAAGCGCTGGAGGAGCAGGTCGTGCTTCTCAAGTTGCTTGGGGAGGCGGGGGATTCGGGCATGACCGTACGGATCGGTCACGAGAACGCGTATGAGGGACTCAACTCCACGTCCGTGGTCTCCGTCGGCTACGGTTCGGGCGTCGAAGCAGTAGCGAAACTTGGCGTGGTCGGACCGACCCGCATGGATTACCCGGGAACGATGGGAGCGGTACGAGCGGTGGCACGGTACGTCGGACAGATCCTGGCGGAGTCGTAA
- the hemW gene encoding radical SAM family heme chaperone HemW, with protein MPSALPDGEPVPDDGALPAHALAGAAERPLGFYLHVPYCATRCGYCDFNTYTATELRGTGGVLASRDNYASTLTDEVRLARKVLGDDPRPVRTVFVGGGTPTLLAAGDLVRMLGAIRDEFGLADDAEVTTEANPESVDPAYLATLRAGGFNRISFGMQSARQHVLKVLDRTHTPGRPEACVAEARTAGFEHVNLDLIYGTPGETDDDWRASLDAALGAGPDHISAYALIVEEGTQLARRIRRGEVPMTDDDVHADRYLIADEVMSAAGLDWYEVSNWATSEAARCLHNELYWRGADWWGAGPGAHSHVGGVRWWNVKHPGAYAGALAAGKSPGAGRELLSEEDRRVERILLELRLREGCPLSLLRPDGLAASRRALSEGLLDPAPYADGRAVLTLRGRLLADAVVRDLVD; from the coding sequence ATGCCTTCCGCACTCCCCGACGGTGAGCCCGTCCCCGACGACGGCGCGCTGCCCGCGCACGCCCTGGCCGGCGCCGCCGAGCGCCCCCTCGGGTTCTACCTCCACGTCCCGTACTGCGCGACCCGCTGCGGGTACTGCGACTTCAACACCTACACGGCGACCGAGCTGCGAGGCACCGGCGGCGTCCTCGCCTCCCGCGACAACTACGCGTCGACCCTGACCGACGAGGTCCGCCTCGCCCGCAAGGTCCTCGGCGACGACCCGCGCCCGGTCCGCACGGTCTTCGTCGGAGGCGGCACCCCGACGCTGCTGGCCGCCGGCGATCTCGTACGGATGCTGGGGGCGATCCGCGACGAATTCGGGCTCGCGGACGACGCGGAGGTGACGACCGAGGCGAACCCGGAGTCCGTGGACCCGGCCTACCTCGCGACCCTCCGGGCCGGCGGCTTCAACCGGATCTCCTTCGGCATGCAGAGCGCCCGGCAGCACGTCCTGAAGGTCCTGGACCGCACCCACACCCCCGGCCGCCCCGAGGCCTGCGTCGCCGAGGCCCGCACGGCCGGCTTCGAGCACGTCAACCTCGACCTGATCTACGGCACGCCGGGCGAGACCGACGACGACTGGCGCGCCTCGCTCGACGCGGCCCTCGGCGCCGGCCCCGACCACATCTCCGCGTACGCGCTGATCGTCGAGGAGGGCACCCAGCTCGCCCGGCGCATCCGCCGCGGCGAGGTCCCCATGACCGACGACGACGTCCACGCGGACCGCTACCTCATCGCCGACGAGGTGATGTCCGCGGCGGGCCTCGACTGGTACGAGGTCTCCAACTGGGCCACCTCCGAGGCCGCCCGCTGCCTGCACAACGAGCTGTACTGGCGCGGCGCCGACTGGTGGGGCGCGGGCCCCGGCGCCCACAGCCACGTGGGCGGCGTGCGCTGGTGGAACGTGAAGCATCCGGGAGCGTACGCAGGCGCGCTCGCGGCCGGGAAGTCCCCCGGCGCGGGCCGCGAACTCCTCTCCGAGGAGGACCGCCGCGTCGAACGCATCCTCCTGGAACTACGCCTCCGAGAGGGCTGCCCCCTCTCCCTGCTCCGGCCGGATGGTCTTGCAGCGTCCCGGCGCGCGCTGTCCGAGGGCCTCCTCGACCCCGCTCCCTACGCCGACGGCCGCGCCGTCCTCACACTGCGGGGCCGCCTCCTGGCCGACGCGGTGGTCCGAGACCTGGTGGACTGA
- a CDS encoding DUF3097 domain-containing protein, translated as MRPPVSHHRPSNEGPSGPQPRLYSPDLTPPWKKPKSVPEVPADPGLVVEEPGTGFCGAVIRCEAGTVTLEDRFGKHRVFPMEPRGFLLEGRVVTLVRPASGSVRPTRTASGSVAVPGARARVARAGRIYVEGRHDAELVERVWGDDLRIEGVVVEYLSGVDDLPSIVAEFAPGPDARLGVLVDHLVPGSKESRIAEAVTSEHALVVGHPYIDVWEAVKPSSVGIPGWPRVPRGQDWKTGVCRALGWPENTGAAWQHILSRVHSYKDLEPELLGRVEELIDFVTAGGEG; from the coding sequence ATGCGCCCACCCGTCTCCCACCACCGCCCTTCCAACGAGGGCCCTTCGGGCCCGCAGCCCCGTCTGTACTCTCCGGACCTGACCCCGCCGTGGAAGAAGCCCAAGTCCGTGCCCGAGGTCCCGGCGGACCCGGGGCTGGTGGTCGAGGAGCCCGGCACGGGTTTCTGCGGTGCGGTGATCCGCTGCGAGGCGGGCACGGTGACGCTGGAGGACCGCTTCGGCAAGCACCGGGTGTTCCCGATGGAGCCGCGGGGCTTCCTCCTGGAGGGCAGGGTGGTGACCCTCGTGCGACCTGCCTCGGGCTCGGTACGCCCCACCCGTACGGCATCCGGTTCGGTGGCCGTCCCCGGGGCGCGCGCCCGGGTGGCCCGCGCCGGGCGGATCTACGTCGAGGGCCGCCACGACGCCGAGCTGGTCGAGCGGGTCTGGGGCGACGACCTGCGCATCGAGGGCGTGGTCGTGGAGTACCTGTCGGGCGTGGACGACCTGCCGTCGATCGTGGCCGAATTCGCCCCGGGCCCGGATGCGCGTCTCGGCGTGCTGGTGGACCACCTGGTCCCGGGCTCGAAGGAGTCCCGCATCGCGGAGGCGGTCACGAGCGAGCACGCGCTGGTCGTCGGCCACCCGTACATCGACGTGTGGGAGGCGGTGAAGCCGTCGTCCGTCGGCATCCCCGGCTGGCCCCGCGTCCCGCGCGGCCAGGACTGGAAGACGGGGGTGTGCCGCGCCCTGGGCTGGCCGGAAAACACCGGCGCGGCCTGGCAGCACATCCTGTCCCGGGTGCACTCCTACAAGGACCTGGAGCCGGAACTCCTGGGCCGGGTGGAGGAGTTGATCGACTTCGTCACGGCCGGCGGTGAGGGCTGA
- a CDS encoding nitronate monooxygenase yields the protein MSSALTDLFPHPIVQAPMAGGVSVPQLAAAVCEAGGLGFLAAGYKTADGMYQEIKQLRGLTGRPFGVNLFMPQPEYADKGAIEVYAHQLAGEAAWYETELGDPDSGRDDGYDAKLAVLLDNPVPVVSFHFGIPTREVLDSLARAGTLTLITATTADEALAVERAGAAAVIVQGVEAGGHQGTHRDNPETDGSGIGLLSLIAQVRETVGIPIVAAGGIMRGSQIAAVLAAGASAAQLGTAFLATPESGANPLHKQALTNPLFVRTELTRAFSGRPARGLVNRFMREHGPYAPAAYPQIHHLTSGLRKAAAKAGDAQGMALWAGQGHRMARELPAGQLVEVLTAELAAATTALSACSKRETGGKAR from the coding sequence ATGTCCTCCGCACTGACCGATCTCTTCCCTCACCCGATCGTGCAGGCGCCCATGGCGGGCGGCGTCTCCGTCCCGCAGCTCGCGGCCGCCGTGTGCGAAGCCGGCGGGCTCGGGTTCCTCGCCGCCGGGTACAAGACCGCCGACGGCATGTACCAGGAGATCAAGCAGCTGCGCGGGCTCACGGGACGGCCTTTCGGGGTCAACCTGTTCATGCCGCAGCCCGAGTACGCGGACAAGGGCGCGATCGAGGTCTACGCCCACCAGCTGGCCGGTGAGGCCGCCTGGTACGAGACGGAACTCGGCGACCCGGACAGCGGACGCGACGACGGCTACGACGCCAAGCTCGCCGTCCTCCTCGACAACCCGGTGCCGGTGGTCTCCTTCCACTTCGGCATCCCGACCCGCGAGGTCCTGGACTCCCTCGCGCGGGCCGGCACACTGACCCTGATCACCGCGACCACCGCCGATGAGGCCCTCGCCGTCGAGCGGGCGGGCGCCGCCGCCGTGATCGTGCAGGGCGTCGAGGCGGGCGGCCACCAGGGCACCCACCGCGACAACCCGGAGACCGACGGCAGCGGCATCGGACTGCTCTCACTGATCGCGCAGGTCCGCGAGACCGTGGGAATCCCGATCGTCGCGGCCGGCGGCATCATGCGCGGCAGCCAGATCGCCGCCGTCCTCGCCGCGGGCGCGAGCGCCGCCCAGCTCGGCACCGCGTTCCTCGCCACCCCCGAGTCCGGCGCCAACCCGCTGCACAAGCAGGCCCTGACCAACCCGCTCTTCGTCCGTACGGAGCTGACGCGCGCGTTCTCCGGACGCCCGGCGCGCGGCCTCGTCAACCGCTTCATGCGCGAGCACGGCCCGTACGCGCCCGCCGCCTACCCCCAGATCCACCACCTCACCTCCGGGCTGCGCAAGGCCGCGGCCAAGGCGGGCGACGCGCAGGGCATGGCGCTGTGGGCCGGACAGGGCCACCGCATGGCCCGCGAACTGCCCGCCGGACAGCTCGTGGAGGTCCTCACCGCCGAACTCGCCGCCGCGACGACAGCGTTGTCGGCCTGCTCGAAGCGCGAGACCGGAGGCAAGGCCCGATGA
- a CDS encoding S41 family peptidase: MTQSASSSSAALSTQAAQAAYLRFPHLRGELVVFTAEDDVWAAPLDGAGRAWRVSADNVPVTHPRISPDGTTVAWTSTRDGAPEVHAASLDGGPAKRLTYWGSSRTQVRGWTPDGKVLALSTVGQASLRRSWAHAVPLDGGPSTVLPYGLVGDVAFGPGVLLLSAPMGREAAWWKRYRGGTAGKLWIDRDGGGEFGRLHEDLDGNIEYPLWVGERVAFLSDHEGVGALYSSLADGSDLRRHTAVDSFYARQAATDGTRVVYASAGELWLLDDLDGAEPRRLDLRLGGQRVDLQPHPVNAARWFGAAAPDHTARGSAVSVRGAVHWVTHRSGPARALAAEHGVRARLPRTFRSEGEEHVVWVTDAEGDDALEFAPATGVAPGAIPRRLAAGQLGRVLGLAMAPDGSRAAVASHDGRVLLVERETGEVREVDRSEDGDVTGLVFSPDSAWLAWSHPGPRPLRQLKLANTADLSVTEATPLRFRDYSPAFTLDGKHLAFLSARSFDPVYDEHVFDLAFVGGSRPHLITLAATTPSPFGPQRHGRPFEAPDKDETPDSEGTPTTRIDLDGLADRIVPFPVEAARYSGLRAAKDGVLWLRHPVRGVLGASRATPDDPDPQSELERYDLAQQRIEHLAADADHFAVSGDGKRVLLWTDGKLKVVPSDRRASNGEESDSNITVDLSRVRQSVDPAAEWRQMYDEAGRLMRDNFWRPDLGGADWDAVLERYRPVLDRLATHDDLVDLLWEVQGELGTSHAYVSPRGGTSGANRAQGLLGADISRHEDGSWRIDRILPSETSDPEAQAPLAAPGVAVRAGDAIVAVGGQAVDPVAGPGPLLVGTAGKPVELTVSPSGGGDLRHAVVVPTGDDEPLRYHAWVADRRAYVHEKSGGRLGYLHVPDMVGSGWAQLHRDLRIEVAREGLVVDVRENRGGHTSQLIVEKLARRIVGWDLPRGMRPYSYPEDAPRGPVVAVANEFSGSDGDIVNAAIKALGIGPVVGTRTWGGVVGIDSRYRLVDGTLVTQPKYAFWLEGYGWGVENHGVDPDVEVVHAPQDYAAGRDVQLDEAIRIALAALEETPAKAAPALPEV; this comes from the coding sequence GTGACACAGTCTGCATCGTCATCATCGGCCGCACTGTCCACGCAGGCCGCGCAGGCCGCGTATCTCCGGTTTCCGCATCTGCGCGGCGAGTTGGTCGTCTTCACCGCCGAGGACGACGTCTGGGCGGCGCCCCTCGACGGGGCGGGCCGCGCCTGGCGGGTGAGTGCCGACAACGTTCCGGTGACCCACCCGCGCATCTCCCCGGACGGCACGACCGTCGCCTGGACCTCCACCCGCGACGGCGCGCCCGAGGTGCACGCCGCCTCCCTGGACGGCGGCCCGGCCAAACGGCTGACGTACTGGGGCAGTTCGAGGACACAGGTGCGCGGCTGGACCCCCGACGGCAAGGTGCTCGCCCTCAGCACGGTCGGGCAGGCCTCCCTCCGCCGGAGCTGGGCGCACGCCGTCCCGCTCGACGGGGGACCCTCGACCGTCCTTCCGTACGGCCTCGTCGGCGATGTCGCCTTCGGGCCGGGCGTGCTGCTGCTCTCCGCGCCGATGGGCCGCGAGGCCGCGTGGTGGAAGCGGTACCGGGGCGGCACAGCGGGCAAGTTGTGGATCGACCGGGACGGCGGGGGCGAGTTCGGGCGCCTGCACGAGGACCTTGACGGGAACATCGAGTACCCGCTGTGGGTCGGCGAGCGCGTCGCGTTCCTCTCCGACCACGAAGGCGTGGGAGCGCTCTACTCCTCCCTCGCCGACGGGTCGGATCTGCGCCGGCACACGGCAGTTGACAGTTTCTACGCCCGGCAGGCGGCCACCGACGGCACGCGCGTCGTGTACGCGTCCGCCGGTGAGCTGTGGCTGCTCGACGACCTCGACGGCGCCGAACCGCGCCGTCTCGACCTCCGCCTCGGCGGACAGCGCGTCGACCTCCAGCCGCACCCCGTGAACGCGGCCCGCTGGTTCGGCGCCGCCGCCCCCGACCACACCGCGCGCGGCAGCGCCGTCTCCGTACGCGGCGCCGTCCACTGGGTCACCCACCGCTCGGGCCCCGCCCGCGCCCTCGCCGCCGAGCACGGCGTCCGCGCCCGGCTGCCCCGCACCTTCCGCTCCGAGGGCGAGGAGCACGTGGTGTGGGTGACGGACGCCGAGGGCGACGACGCCCTGGAGTTCGCCCCGGCGACCGGCGTCGCCCCCGGGGCCATCCCGCGACGGCTCGCCGCCGGACAGCTCGGCCGCGTCCTCGGCCTCGCCATGGCACCCGACGGCAGCCGCGCCGCCGTCGCCTCGCACGACGGGCGGGTGCTGCTCGTCGAGCGGGAGACCGGAGAGGTCCGCGAGGTCGACCGCAGCGAGGACGGCGACGTCACCGGCCTCGTCTTCTCGCCCGACTCGGCCTGGCTCGCGTGGTCGCACCCCGGCCCGCGCCCGCTGCGCCAGCTCAAGCTCGCCAACACCGCCGACCTGTCGGTGACCGAGGCGACCCCGCTGCGTTTCCGTGACTACTCGCCCGCCTTCACCCTGGACGGCAAACACCTCGCCTTCCTGTCGGCGCGCTCCTTCGACCCCGTCTACGACGAACACGTCTTCGACCTCGCGTTCGTGGGCGGCTCCCGCCCGCACCTGATCACCCTGGCCGCGACGACACCGTCCCCCTTCGGACCGCAGCGCCACGGCCGCCCCTTCGAGGCCCCCGACAAGGACGAGACGCCCGACAGCGAGGGCACCCCCACCACCCGGATCGACCTGGACGGACTCGCCGACCGGATAGTCCCGTTCCCCGTCGAGGCCGCCCGCTACTCGGGACTGCGGGCCGCCAAGGACGGCGTGCTGTGGCTGCGCCACCCCGTCCGCGGCGTGCTCGGCGCCTCCCGGGCCACACCCGACGACCCGGACCCCCAGAGCGAGCTGGAGCGGTACGACCTCGCCCAGCAGCGCATCGAGCACCTCGCCGCCGACGCCGACCACTTCGCCGTCAGCGGCGACGGCAAGCGCGTCCTGCTGTGGACCGACGGCAAGCTCAAGGTCGTACCGAGCGACCGCCGCGCCTCCAACGGCGAGGAGAGCGACAGCAACATCACCGTCGACCTCTCCCGGGTACGGCAGAGCGTCGACCCGGCCGCCGAGTGGCGCCAGATGTACGACGAGGCCGGCCGCCTCATGCGCGACAACTTCTGGCGGCCCGACCTCGGCGGCGCCGACTGGGACGCCGTACTGGAGCGCTACCGGCCCGTCCTCGACCGGCTCGCCACCCACGACGACCTCGTCGACCTCCTCTGGGAGGTGCAGGGCGAACTCGGCACCTCGCACGCCTACGTCAGCCCGCGCGGCGGCACAAGCGGCGCGAACCGGGCGCAGGGGCTCCTCGGGGCGGACATCTCCCGCCATGAGGACGGCAGTTGGCGCATCGACCGCATCCTGCCCTCCGAGACCTCCGACCCCGAAGCGCAGGCCCCGCTCGCCGCGCCCGGTGTCGCGGTGCGCGCCGGGGACGCGATCGTCGCCGTCGGCGGACAGGCCGTCGACCCCGTCGCCGGGCCGGGCCCGCTGCTCGTCGGCACGGCGGGCAAACCGGTCGAGCTGACCGTCTCCCCGTCCGGCGGCGGCGACCTCCGGCACGCCGTGGTCGTACCCACCGGCGACGACGAACCGCTGCGCTATCACGCCTGGGTCGCCGACCGGCGGGCCTACGTCCACGAGAAGTCCGGCGGCCGGCTCGGCTATCTGCACGTGCCCGACATGGTCGGCTCCGGCTGGGCCCAGCTCCACCGCGACCTGCGCATCGAAGTGGCCCGGGAGGGGCTGGTCGTCGACGTCCGCGAGAACCGCGGCGGCCACACCTCCCAGCTGATCGTCGAGAAGCTGGCACGACGCATCGTGGGCTGGGACCTCCCGCGCGGCATGCGGCCCTACAGCTACCCGGAGGACGCGCCCCGCGGCCCCGTCGTCGCCGTCGCCAACGAGTTCTCCGGCTCCGACGGCGACATCGTCAACGCGGCGATCAAGGCTCTCGGGATCGGGCCCGTGGTGGGCACCCGGACATGGGGCGGCGTGGTGGGCATCGACAGCCGCTACCGGCTCGTCGACGGCACGCTCGTCACCCAGCCCAAGTACGCCTTCTGGCTCGAGGGTTACGGCTGGGGCGTCGAGAACCACGGCGTCGACCCCGACGTCGAGGTGGTGCACGCCCCGCAGGACTACGCCGCTGGGCGGGACGTCCAACTGGACGAGGCGATCCGGATCGCGCTGGCGGCGCTGGAGGAAACACCGGCGAAGGCTGCGCCCGCTCTGCCGGAGGTGTAG
- the dnaJ gene encoding molecular chaperone DnaJ, with translation MATDYYAVLGVRRDASQDEIKKAFRRLARELHPDVNPDPKTQERFKEINAAYEVLSDPQKKQVYDLGGDPLSQSGGGAGGFGAGGFGNFSDIMDAFFGTASQRGPRSRTRRGQDAMIRLEIELDEAAFGTTKDIQVDTAVVCTTCSGEGAAPGTTAQTCDMCRGRGEVSQVTRSFLGQVMTSRPCPQCQGFGTVVPTPCPECAGDGRVRSRRTLTVKIPAGVDNGTRIQLAGEGEVGPGGGPAGDLYVEIHELPHSTFQRRGDDLHCTVTIPMTAASLGTKVPLETLDGMEEVDIRPGTQSGQSIPLHGRGVTHLRGGGRGDLIVHVEVTTPTKLDPEQERLLRELAVLRGEERPTGQFQPGQQGLFSRLKDAFNGR, from the coding sequence GTGGCCACGGACTACTACGCCGTACTCGGCGTACGCCGCGACGCTTCCCAGGACGAGATCAAGAAGGCGTTCCGGAGGCTCGCCCGCGAGCTGCACCCGGACGTCAATCCCGATCCGAAGACGCAGGAGCGCTTCAAGGAGATCAACGCCGCCTACGAGGTGTTGTCGGACCCGCAGAAGAAGCAGGTCTACGACCTCGGCGGCGACCCGCTGTCCCAGTCGGGCGGTGGCGCGGGCGGCTTCGGCGCGGGCGGCTTCGGGAACTTCTCGGACATCATGGACGCCTTCTTCGGTACGGCGTCGCAGCGCGGGCCGCGCTCGCGCACGCGCCGCGGCCAGGACGCCATGATCCGGCTGGAGATCGAGCTCGACGAGGCGGCCTTCGGCACCACGAAGGACATCCAGGTCGACACGGCCGTCGTCTGCACCACCTGCAGCGGTGAGGGCGCGGCGCCGGGCACCACGGCCCAGACGTGTGACATGTGCCGCGGCCGCGGCGAGGTGTCGCAGGTCACCCGGTCCTTCCTCGGCCAGGTCATGACCTCGCGCCCCTGCCCCCAGTGCCAGGGCTTCGGGACCGTCGTCCCGACCCCCTGCCCGGAGTGCGCGGGCGACGGGCGGGTGCGCTCGCGCCGGACCCTGACCGTGAAGATCCCGGCCGGTGTGGACAACGGCACGCGGATCCAGCTCGCGGGCGAGGGCGAGGTCGGCCCCGGCGGCGGCCCCGCCGGTGACCTGTACGTCGAGATCCACGAGCTGCCGCACAGCACGTTCCAGCGGCGCGGCGACGACCTGCACTGCACGGTCACCATCCCGATGACCGCGGCCTCCCTCGGCACGAAGGTGCCGCTGGAGACGCTCGACGGGATGGAGGAGGTCGACATCCGTCCCGGAACGCAGTCCGGGCAGTCGATCCCGCTGCACGGGCGCGGTGTCACGCACCTGCGCGGCGGCGGCCGCGGCGACCTCATCGTGCACGTCGAGGTCACCACCCCGACGAAGCTCGACCCCGAGCAGGAGCGGCTCCTGCGGGAGCTGGCCGTGCTGCGCGGCGAGGAGCGGCCCACGGGGCAGTTCCAGCCGGGTCAGCAAGGGTTGTTCTCGCGCTTGAAGGACGCCTTCAACGGACGCTGA
- a CDS encoding VOC family protein, giving the protein MELAQVRLLVSDFAACYHFYGEVLGLKPQSGATEGPYEKFSPAIGSAGIALQDRSMMAEVLGELGDSASGHRSLVVLRVDDLDAYCEAVASRGGDILHGPAPMTDRMRVAHLKDPEGNLVELQEWLLLRSG; this is encoded by the coding sequence GTGGAACTCGCACAAGTACGGCTGCTCGTCTCGGATTTCGCCGCCTGTTACCACTTCTACGGCGAAGTCCTCGGCCTCAAGCCCCAGTCGGGGGCGACGGAGGGGCCGTACGAGAAGTTCAGCCCCGCCATAGGCTCGGCGGGCATCGCCCTCCAGGACCGCTCGATGATGGCCGAAGTCCTGGGCGAACTGGGCGACTCGGCGAGCGGTCACCGCTCCCTGGTGGTGCTGCGCGTCGACGACCTGGACGCCTACTGCGAGGCCGTCGCCTCCCGCGGCGGGGACATCCTGCACGGCCCGGCACCGATGACCGACCGCATGCGTGTCGCCCACCTCAAGGATCCCGAGGGCAACCTCGTGGAACTTCAGGAGTGGCTGCTGCTGCGCAGCGGCTGA